The Poriferisphaera corsica DNA segment TGTCAACCGCTTTCGCTAGAATCGCGTTGCGGTTTGCTAACCGGCGCATCTTTGTCGGCATCTTCTGACGCCATGACTTCGGACGCTTCGCAAAGGCTTGGCCACCATGACGCATGATGTTCGTGCCAGCCGAACCGCGACGGGCGTTACCTGTACCCTTTTGCTTATATAGCTTGCGGGTTGAGTATGCCGTGTCCGCACGGTTCTTTGTGCGAGCAATACCAAGACGTCGGTTCGCATGGTAGCGTACGTAGGCCTGCTTGAGCAGGACGTCGCGAACTTCGCCGCCGAGAATTGCTTCGTCGATGTCGACGCTCCCGACTTGTTCGCCTGAAATATTATGTACTGGGATCTGAATCATATTCTTCACCTACGGTCCCGTAATAAGGGATGCGTTTTGTTCGCCGCCATAAAGACCTGATACATGGTGGATGTTCAGTCTTCGCGACTCGGTTCTACTTAAGGACCAAGTTGTGGCGGCGTTGCAGTTTCGGGGTTCTGATTCACCTGCCCAAACACAGGGCAGGATGAGTCACCGACACACTACGCCTTGGCGATTCTCGCCTTACGCTTCCAGAGCCGTGTGGCCTCCCTGATGTAAACTAAACCTTTGTTAGCACCGGGTACTGGACCCTTCACCAACAAAAGATTCTTCTCTTTATCGATGCCGATGATCTGAGCACTACGCAGCGTCACACGTTCGCCGCCCATACGCCCAGCCATGCGGATACCCTTCTTCGGGCGACCACCACCCAAGTCACTTGCGCGACCTGAAACGGAACCCGGTGAACGGTGCTTACGCTCGACGCCGTGTGAAGCTTCCTGCCCTTTAAAAGCATACTTCTTCATGACACCAGCATGGCCTTTGCCTTTGCTTGTGCCGATCACGTCGACGAACTTGATTGCTTCAAAATCTTCTACAGAGACTTTTTGGCCGAGTTCGACACCGTCTACTGATTCGACTTTGAATTCCTTGTGAAAGCGTTTAGGTCCAACACCTGCTTTAGCATCATGCCCGATCAAAGGCATTGTCGTGTTGCGGCCCTTGACGTCTTC contains these protein-coding regions:
- the rplD gene encoding 50S ribosomal protein L4 yields the protein MIQIPVHNISGEQVGSVDIDEAILGGEVRDVLLKQAYVRYHANRRLGIARTKNRADTAYSTRKLYKQKGTGNARRGSAGTNIMRHGGQAFAKRPKSWRQKMPTKMRRLANRNAILAKAVDSEIKLVEGLNFDKPSTSQFNSLLAALKINRTCLVALADTRSNEARSAKNLENVDTIQVDHLNVFDLLNHRYLLADKDAFEAFIAKVSAQAKANEEAA
- the rplC gene encoding 50S ribosomal protein L3, translating into MANAILGRKIGMTRLYDDDGNNVPVTIIEAGPCFVSQIKTEEADGYNAVQIAFEDVKGRNTTMPLIGHDAKAGVGPKRFHKEFKVESVDGVELGQKVSVEDFEAIKFVDVIGTSKGKGHAGVMKKYAFKGQEASHGVERKHRSPGSVSGRASDLGGGRPKKGIRMAGRMGGERVTLRSAQIIGIDKEKNLLLVKGPVPGANKGLVYIREATRLWKRKARIAKA